The following nucleotide sequence is from Aneurinibacillus soli.
GAAAATGGGAATGGTGTTTCAACATTTTAACCTCTTCCCTCACTTAACCGTAAAAGAAAACTTAGAGCTGGCTCCTAAGTATGTAAAGAAGGAAGCGGCAGCGGAGATAAGCAGACGAAGCAGCGAGCTTTTAGAAAAAGTCGGCTTGTCTGCAAAAGCAGATGCATACCCTGCCAATCTCTCGGGTGGACAAAAGCAGCGCGTTGCCATTGCTCGTGCCCTAATGATGAGGCCGGATATCATTCTTTTTGATGAACCGACTTCCGCACTTGATCCGGAACTGACAGGTGAGGTATTGCAAGTTATGAAGCAGCTGGCGGAAGAACATATGACCATGATTGTCGTCACACATGAGATGGGGTTTGCCCGGGAAGTGGCGAACAAAGTTATGTTTATGGACAACGGTGAGATTCTAGAATCCGGCACACCTGAACAACTCTTTACTAATCCACAATTCGAAAGAACGAAAGCATTTTTAAACAGGGTTTTGTAAATGCAAACCAAAAAAGAACCGGAAAGCCCTTGATAATACAGG
It contains:
- a CDS encoding amino acid ABC transporter ATP-binding protein — translated: MDMIQVSNLKKSFGQVDVLKKITFAVQKSEVVAVIGPSGSGKSTMLRSLVDLEHVDGGSVCVQGDYLVKDGTYANSKDIKKVTSKMGMVFQHFNLFPHLTVKENLELAPKYVKKEAAAEISRRSSELLEKVGLSAKADAYPANLSGGQKQRVAIARALMMRPDIILFDEPTSALDPELTGEVLQVMKQLAEEHMTMIVVTHEMGFAREVANKVMFMDNGEILESGTPEQLFTNPQFERTKAFLNRVL